A single region of the Gephyromycinifex aptenodytis genome encodes:
- a CDS encoding ABC transporter permease produces the protein MSTTATRGTSQPTTHPEKPRRWVFGVAVLGLLALATVSLFVGVNDLSPADFMYGRASEAARQTLFASRVPRTVAVLLAGSSLAMAGLLMQLLVRNRFVEPGTVGTAESAGAGILLATMLWPGSPLSVKMLIAVVTALAGTALFMKLVNALPRGESVIAVPLVGMMLSGMISATTTAVAYRFDLIQTLGVWMAGDFSGILRGRYELLWLIAGVFIAVWFAADQFTIASLGEEQASNLGLNYRAAMNLGLAMIAISSAVCLVVVGNIGFVGLVVPNLVSAVMGDNLRRSLGWVALCGAAFVLVCDLLARTINYPYEIPVSTIAGVIGAVMFLTLLLRRMPTRAGGQR, from the coding sequence GTGAGCACTACTGCCACTCGCGGCACCAGCCAACCGACCACCCACCCCGAGAAGCCTCGGCGGTGGGTGTTCGGTGTGGCCGTCCTGGGACTGTTGGCACTGGCGACGGTGAGTCTCTTCGTCGGCGTCAACGACCTCTCGCCGGCGGACTTCATGTACGGGCGGGCGAGTGAGGCTGCGCGCCAGACACTGTTCGCCTCCCGGGTGCCACGCACCGTCGCCGTCCTACTGGCGGGATCGTCCCTGGCGATGGCCGGCCTGCTGATGCAGTTGTTGGTGCGGAATCGCTTCGTCGAGCCCGGCACGGTCGGAACCGCGGAGTCGGCCGGCGCGGGCATCCTGCTCGCCACCATGTTGTGGCCAGGGTCCCCGCTGTCGGTCAAAATGCTGATCGCTGTGGTCACTGCGCTGGCCGGGACGGCGCTGTTCATGAAGCTCGTCAATGCACTGCCGCGCGGTGAATCGGTCATCGCAGTACCCCTGGTGGGCATGATGCTCTCGGGAATGATCTCGGCGACCACCACCGCCGTCGCCTACCGCTTCGATCTGATCCAGACTCTGGGGGTGTGGATGGCGGGCGACTTCTCGGGCATTCTGCGCGGTCGCTACGAGTTGCTATGGCTCATTGCCGGGGTGTTCATAGCGGTGTGGTTCGCGGCTGATCAGTTCACCATTGCATCCCTGGGCGAGGAGCAGGCCAGCAATCTGGGCTTGAACTACCGCGCAGCAATGAACCTCGGACTCGCCATGATCGCCATCAGCAGCGCTGTCTGCCTGGTCGTCGTGGGCAACATCGGTTTCGTCGGCCTCGTGGTGCCCAACTTGGTCAGCGCCGTGATGGGCGACAACCTGCGTCGCTCCCTGGGGTGGGTGGCACTCTGCGGCGCCGCGTTCGTCCTGGTGTGTGACCTGTTGGCACGCACGATCAATTACCCCTATGAGATCCCGGTGTCCACCATCGCCGGAGTGATCGGTGCGGTCATGTTCCTGACTCTCCTGCTTCGACGGATGCCGACACGGGCAGGTGGGCAACGATGA
- a CDS encoding type 1 glutamine amidotransferase domain-containing protein codes for MTARAAIILADKFEDSEATSPIEALQAAGVEVTVLGAATGPISGKKGASVEATATIAGADVDSFDLLVIPGGGSPENLRIDDDAVAFTRRFVASGKPVASICHGPQLLISANVLSGRTVTAVNKIRDDIRNAGATYLDEELVVDGNLISSRVPDDLPAFNQALLDALNV; via the coding sequence ATGACGGCGCGTGCGGCGATCATTCTGGCGGACAAGTTCGAGGACTCTGAGGCGACCAGCCCCATCGAGGCCCTGCAGGCAGCAGGAGTCGAGGTGACTGTCCTGGGCGCGGCTACCGGCCCGATCAGCGGGAAGAAGGGCGCCAGCGTGGAGGCGACGGCGACGATCGCCGGGGCCGACGTGGACTCCTTCGACCTGCTGGTCATCCCCGGTGGCGGCTCCCCTGAGAATCTGCGCATCGATGATGACGCGGTTGCCTTCACGCGGCGCTTCGTCGCCTCCGGTAAGCCGGTGGCCTCGATCTGCCACGGACCGCAGCTGCTCATCTCCGCGAACGTTCTATCCGGTCGCACGGTGACGGCGGTGAACAAAATCCGTGACGACATCCGCAACGCGGGCGCGACATACCTCGATGAAGAACTCGTTGTGGATGGCAACCTCATTTCGTCCCGGGTCCCCGATGATCTGCCGGCGTTCAACCAGGCTCTCCTCGACGCTCTGAACGTCTGA
- a CDS encoding iron ABC transporter ATP-binding protein, with amino-acid sequence MIEINHVSKRYGHAVVVDDVTINLPAGGITSIVGANGAGKSTLLSMVARLLKIDTGTISVRGLDVSTTDSKELARTLGILRQENGLQVRLTVHDLVSYGRYPHSRGRLGPADHAAIDAAIEHMNLEVLRHRFLDEMSGGQRQRAFVAMLLAQDTACLLLDEPLNNLDLAHSLTMLQRLRSAADDLGKTVVMVVHDINFASAWSDHIVAMRDGRVLLQGPPIEVVNQSMLQQVFGVDCAVDTSSGYPVAQYFRPSRKLDLAD; translated from the coding sequence ATGATCGAAATCAATCATGTGTCCAAGCGCTACGGCCACGCGGTCGTCGTCGACGACGTCACGATCAACCTACCGGCCGGCGGCATCACCTCCATCGTGGGCGCCAATGGTGCCGGCAAGTCGACGCTGCTGTCGATGGTGGCCCGGTTGTTGAAGATCGACACCGGAACGATCAGCGTCCGCGGCCTAGACGTGTCCACCACGGACTCGAAGGAACTGGCCCGCACCTTGGGCATCCTGCGCCAAGAGAACGGACTACAGGTTCGTCTGACGGTGCATGACCTGGTCAGCTACGGGCGCTACCCGCACTCGCGCGGACGCTTGGGTCCCGCCGATCACGCGGCGATCGACGCAGCGATCGAACACATGAACTTGGAGGTCCTGCGCCACCGATTTCTTGATGAGATGTCGGGGGGACAACGCCAGCGCGCGTTCGTCGCGATGCTGCTGGCCCAGGACACCGCCTGTCTACTGCTGGACGAACCCCTGAACAACCTGGACCTCGCCCACTCGCTGACGATGCTGCAGCGGTTGCGCAGCGCCGCCGACGACCTCGGCAAGACGGTGGTCATGGTGGTCCACGACATCAACTTCGCCTCAGCCTGGTCCGATCACATCGTCGCGATGAGAGACGGTCGCGTCCTGCTGCAGGGTCCACCGATCGAGGTGGTGAACCAGTCCATGCTGCAGCAGGTCTTCGGGGTCGATTGCGCCGTCGACACGAGCTCGGGGTATCCCGTTGCGCAGTATTTCCGACCGTCGCGCAAGCTCGATCTCGCCGACTAG
- a CDS encoding DoxX family protein — protein sequence MNREPERIPFSQNITRLLLGAVMTFAGVSHLTTARAEFQAQVPAWFPLDADFVVIASGVVEIVLGAGLLLLPRYRRIFGVALAVFYVLIFPGNIAQYLEHTDAFGLDTDAKRLVRLFFQPLLVLAALWAAGVLPRRPDARAHRAP from the coding sequence ATGAACCGCGAACCCGAGCGAATCCCGTTTTCGCAGAACATCACTCGGCTGCTGCTCGGGGCGGTGATGACGTTCGCGGGCGTCTCTCACCTGACGACCGCGCGGGCGGAGTTCCAGGCCCAGGTGCCGGCGTGGTTCCCACTGGATGCCGACTTCGTGGTCATCGCCTCGGGCGTCGTCGAGATCGTGCTCGGAGCTGGCTTACTGCTCCTGCCGCGCTACCGGCGAATCTTCGGGGTGGCGTTGGCCGTGTTCTACGTGCTCATCTTCCCCGGCAACATCGCCCAATACCTCGAACACACCGACGCCTTCGGCCTGGACACCGACGCCAAACGGCTCGTGCGACTGTTTTTCCAACCGCTGCTCGTGCTGGCCGCGCTGTGGGCGGCGGGTGTCCTGCCACGCAGACCGGACGCGCGAGCACACCGCGCACCCTGA
- a CDS encoding FAD-dependent monooxygenase, giving the protein MGVRVAIVGGGIAGLMMAACLPPERFEVTVYEERPGRWGTGAAIGLWPGALHALASIGVAQHLVDGAIHLDRGLVRDAAGTPLIGMNGIGLRMVTRPQLIEALEAAMPPDVRRVTAAVADPRGLPADIVIGADGVRSAVRQTVFGTDLGPRATPWLALRGMRAGAPLAQHVGEYWGRGDLFGLTPAPGESTYWFVAFRSTLGPQDVEPEEALAQARALMAGPGHAPIVRELLAQADPATTLAQRIFEAPPMARVVRGRVALIGDAAHAMTPNLGRGACEAIVDAHTLASLLSETRRSPAAALAAYERRRLLPGQVLRVASRALMRVAAAERGQPARDALLRRVPAPRGTPGPPLGSRGLARAARSRRPPEVVSGQDSGEDGGNRL; this is encoded by the coding sequence GTGGGCGTTCGGGTCGCGATCGTCGGCGGTGGGATCGCCGGGCTCATGATGGCTGCGTGTCTGCCGCCGGAACGGTTCGAGGTGACCGTGTACGAGGAACGCCCCGGGCGATGGGGCACGGGCGCCGCCATCGGACTGTGGCCCGGCGCGCTGCACGCGCTGGCCTCGATCGGGGTGGCGCAACATCTCGTGGATGGGGCGATCCACCTCGATCGGGGCCTGGTTCGGGACGCGGCCGGGACGCCGCTGATCGGGATGAACGGCATCGGTTTGCGGATGGTCACCAGGCCCCAACTGATCGAGGCACTCGAGGCCGCCATGCCGCCAGACGTCCGGCGGGTCACCGCTGCGGTAGCGGACCCGCGTGGGCTCCCGGCTGACATCGTCATCGGCGCTGACGGGGTACGCAGCGCGGTCCGGCAAACCGTGTTCGGCACCGACCTGGGTCCCCGAGCGACACCGTGGCTGGCATTGCGCGGCATGCGCGCGGGCGCTCCCCTGGCGCAGCATGTCGGCGAATACTGGGGTCGCGGTGACCTGTTCGGGCTGACCCCGGCGCCAGGAGAGAGCACCTACTGGTTCGTCGCGTTCCGCAGCACCCTGGGGCCGCAGGATGTCGAGCCAGAAGAGGCGCTCGCCCAAGCCCGTGCCCTGATGGCCGGGCCCGGGCACGCCCCGATCGTGCGCGAACTTCTAGCGCAGGCCGACCCGGCGACGACGTTGGCGCAACGCATCTTCGAAGCGCCGCCGATGGCGCGGGTGGTGCGCGGTCGCGTCGCCCTCATCGGGGATGCCGCGCACGCAATGACCCCCAACCTGGGCCGAGGTGCCTGTGAAGCGATCGTCGACGCCCACACTCTGGCCTCGCTGCTGAGTGAGACCCGCCGTTCCCCGGCTGCCGCCTTGGCCGCGTATGAGCGACGCCGACTGCTGCCGGGACAGGTGTTGCGGGTGGCCTCGCGCGCCCTCATGCGGGTGGCAGCGGCTGAACGGGGACAACCCGCCCGCGACGCGCTACTGCGGCGCGTCCCAGCGCCGCGCGGAACACCGGGCCCACCCTTGGGCAGCAGGGGCCTGGCTCGCGCCGCGAGGTCGCGCCGACCTCCCGAGGTGGTGTCGGGGCAGGACAGCGGCGAGGATGGGGGCAACCGATTGTGA
- a CDS encoding AMP-binding protein gives MRLLRPRRSLRTVRPTAVCGIPRIFQKVRAGVITAVPRTGARGAAREAELGEVRDGGPAPGREGRSLLPGTAAKFALADRLVLRRVRELLGGRIRFLICGSAKLSPQVQEWFAAAGLTLTEGYGLTESTAVTFYNLHSEPRFGTVGRIVPSSQVRIADDGEILLPLRRPGVKRSAPVNAESTTGLG, from the coding sequence ATCCGGCTCCTCCGGCCCCGGCGTTCGCTCCGTACCGTGCGTCCCACGGCGGTGTGCGGGATCCCGCGCATTTTCCAGAAGGTGCGTGCCGGCGTGATCACCGCGGTGCCCCGCACCGGGGCGCGAGGGGCCGCTCGCGAGGCGGAACTCGGCGAGGTTCGCGACGGTGGCCCCGCACCGGGGCGCGAGGGGCGCTCTCTGCTGCCGGGCACCGCCGCCAAGTTCGCGCTGGCGGACCGCCTGGTGCTGCGCCGCGTGCGTGAGCTGCTCGGCGGTCGCATCCGCTTCCTCATCTGCGGGTCGGCCAAGCTCAGCCCTCAGGTGCAGGAGTGGTTCGCGGCGGCCGGACTGACCCTCACTGAGGGATACGGCTTGACCGAATCCACCGCGGTCACCTTCTACAACCTGCACAGCGAACCCCGGTTCGGCACGGTCGGGCGGATCGTGCCCAGCAGCCAGGTGCGCATCGCCGACGACGGGGAGATCCTGCTCCCTCTACGACGTCCAGGAGTGAAGCGGTCCGCGCCGGTCAACGCCGAGTCCACAACCGGCTTAGGCTGA
- a CDS encoding iron chelate uptake ABC transporter family permease subunit produces MSTVTTEPAVHARTVSPGRRLTFVLIVAALSILAFLALDSGGDLAFTLEYRGRKLLGMILVGIGTGAATVAFQTVTSNRILTPSVMGLDALYAFLQTLLVFLLGATLSSHLGPIAMFATNLAVMMLFGLGLAAMLAATRTSVHMLVLIGIVLGTLLRSLQSLLTRMMDPTSFLMLQGNLFASFNTVHPELLGISSVLVALGCAWLWWRRHELDVMALGPQSAQGLGVDPHQIIREVLLVAIMLVSVCTALVGPITFLGLIVANVAYIVSTSGKHAWTLPMACALAVVMLVGGQAILEHVFGQAVLLSVIIEFGGGLLFIWLVMSGSALKGKQS; encoded by the coding sequence ATGAGCACCGTCACCACCGAGCCTGCCGTGCATGCGCGGACCGTCTCCCCTGGCAGGCGGCTCACGTTCGTCCTGATCGTCGCGGCCTTGTCGATCCTGGCATTCCTGGCCCTCGACTCCGGTGGCGACCTTGCCTTCACCCTGGAATATCGCGGCCGCAAGTTGCTGGGCATGATCCTGGTGGGGATCGGCACCGGCGCTGCCACCGTGGCCTTTCAGACCGTCACTTCCAACCGCATCCTGACCCCCTCGGTGATGGGTTTGGACGCGCTCTATGCGTTCCTGCAGACCCTGCTCGTGTTCCTGCTCGGCGCCACCTTGTCGAGTCACCTCGGTCCGATCGCCATGTTCGCCACGAACCTGGCGGTGATGATGCTTTTCGGCTTGGGGCTGGCGGCGATGTTGGCGGCCACCAGGACCAGCGTGCACATGCTCGTCCTTATCGGGATCGTCCTGGGAACGCTACTGCGCTCCTTGCAGTCTCTGCTGACCCGAATGATGGACCCGACGTCCTTCTTGATGCTTCAAGGCAACCTGTTCGCCTCCTTCAACACCGTCCATCCAGAACTCCTGGGGATCTCTTCGGTGCTCGTGGCCCTCGGCTGCGCCTGGCTGTGGTGGCGTCGCCACGAGTTGGACGTAATGGCGCTGGGCCCCCAGAGCGCCCAAGGGTTGGGTGTCGACCCGCACCAGATCATCCGCGAAGTGTTGCTCGTGGCCATCATGCTCGTCAGCGTGTGCACCGCCCTGGTAGGTCCGATCACCTTCCTCGGGCTCATCGTCGCCAACGTCGCCTACATCGTCAGCACCTCGGGCAAGCATGCCTGGACCTTGCCGATGGCCTGCGCACTGGCGGTGGTAATGCTCGTGGGTGGTCAGGCAATTCTGGAGCACGTCTTCGGGCAGGCCGTCCTGCTCAGCGTCATTATCGAGTTCGGGGGCGGGCTGCTGTTCATCTGGCTCGTGATGTCCGGCAGTGCCCTCAAGGGGAAGCAATCATGA
- a CDS encoding type 1 glutamine amidotransferase → MENSDDVLVIQHEIDCPPGNLADRATRAGVRLEVRRPFEGHELPATADGFAGLIVLGGERGAHDDQAWPWLPATRALIRAAVASQTPMLGICLGHQLAAVALGGDIVRMGSTIRGVRPFARTAQAGQDRLFAQLRAGSVTVQWNGDTVDPLPPGATVLARDADGHVQAARFGPCAWGMQSHPEVTAAIVNRWAHTSDAPEAQAAAEAAADVTRQLADIDHAWDAVLAEFFHVCRHRGDPACAPANHEL, encoded by the coding sequence TTGGAAAACTCTGACGACGTTCTCGTCATCCAGCACGAGATCGACTGCCCACCCGGCAATCTCGCTGACCGTGCGACGCGGGCCGGGGTCCGTCTGGAGGTGCGCCGCCCCTTCGAAGGGCATGAGCTGCCCGCTACCGCGGACGGCTTTGCCGGGTTGATCGTGCTCGGCGGCGAACGTGGCGCGCATGACGACCAGGCGTGGCCGTGGCTGCCGGCGACCAGGGCCCTGATCCGTGCTGCCGTCGCCTCGCAGACGCCAATGCTGGGAATCTGCCTGGGGCATCAGCTGGCTGCGGTGGCGCTGGGAGGCGACATCGTCCGGATGGGTTCGACGATTCGCGGCGTGCGGCCGTTCGCGAGGACGGCGCAGGCCGGGCAGGATCGGCTGTTCGCTCAGTTGCGGGCCGGTTCTGTGACCGTGCAGTGGAACGGCGACACTGTCGACCCGCTGCCGCCTGGGGCTACCGTTTTGGCGCGCGACGCGGACGGTCACGTGCAAGCGGCCCGTTTCGGGCCGTGCGCCTGGGGCATGCAGAGCCACCCGGAGGTCACCGCCGCCATCGTCAACCGCTGGGCACACACCAGCGACGCACCTGAGGCGCAGGCTGCCGCCGAAGCTGCCGCTGACGTCACCCGCCAGCTCGCGGACATCGACCACGCCTGGGATGCCGTGCTTGCCGAGTTCTTCCACGTGTGCCGTCACCGAGGCGACCCGGCGTGCGCGCCAGCAAACCACGAGCTGTGA
- a CDS encoding siderophore ABC transporter substrate-binding protein has protein sequence MPVRASVSRRFTALLTVGALSLAMSGCGQENEASPAAAPTAEKVSVTHAQGTTEVVKDPQKIVVLEFGALDTLNSLGMADRVVGVPKTGVVPESLSQFKDDKYTNVGSMFEPDLEAIKKTNPDLVILGFRSAKKYPDLAAHFPTVDVTFADGGTFYEGVEEASTIIGKAVGKEAEVEAKLGELKKTIEDTKTKMPDGTGMILMTSAGKVTQHGEKSRFGAIFRDLGVKSSGQVADNPHGDPISFEAIQKADPDMLFVVDRDAAIGKSGKAAKEVLNNELVASTKAWKNNKVVYLDGQRWYVIMHGLDNAKAMIEGAVEGL, from the coding sequence ATGCCGGTTCGCGCGAGCGTTTCCCGACGATTCACCGCCCTGTTGACCGTAGGGGCCCTGAGCCTGGCCATGTCCGGCTGCGGCCAGGAGAACGAAGCATCTCCCGCCGCCGCCCCGACGGCTGAGAAGGTCTCAGTGACTCATGCCCAAGGCACGACGGAGGTGGTCAAAGACCCCCAAAAGATCGTCGTCCTCGAGTTCGGCGCCCTCGACACGCTGAACTCCCTCGGGATGGCTGACCGTGTGGTCGGCGTGCCCAAGACCGGGGTAGTGCCGGAGTCGCTGAGCCAGTTCAAGGACGACAAGTACACCAATGTCGGTTCAATGTTCGAACCGGACCTCGAAGCCATCAAGAAGACCAACCCCGACCTGGTCATCCTGGGTTTCCGTAGCGCTAAGAAGTACCCCGACCTGGCTGCTCACTTCCCCACCGTTGACGTCACCTTCGCCGACGGGGGCACGTTCTACGAAGGCGTCGAGGAGGCCTCCACCATCATCGGCAAGGCCGTGGGCAAGGAGGCCGAGGTCGAGGCCAAGCTCGGAGAGCTGAAAAAAACCATCGAAGACACCAAGACCAAGATGCCCGACGGCACCGGCATGATCCTCATGACCTCAGCGGGCAAGGTCACTCAACACGGCGAGAAGTCCCGCTTCGGCGCGATCTTCCGCGACCTCGGGGTGAAGAGTTCGGGCCAGGTCGCAGACAACCCGCACGGTGACCCGATCTCGTTCGAGGCCATTCAGAAGGCCGACCCCGACATGCTGTTCGTCGTCGACCGCGATGCCGCCATCGGCAAGTCCGGCAAGGCGGCCAAGGAGGTTCTCAACAACGAGCTCGTCGCCAGCACCAAGGCCTGGAAGAACAACAAGGTCGTCTACCTGGACGGTCAGCGGTGGTACGTCATCATGCACGGTCTGGACAACGCCAAGGCCATGATCGAAGGCGCAGTAGAGGGTCTGTGA
- a CDS encoding PepSY-associated TM helix domain-containing protein, protein MAASTRIGKRRRSRRPVRRLLILTHRWVSLVAGALLVAIATTGSVLVYEPEIMRALNSAAYTVADPEAPDQISIGEAVEKVQREHPEAEANSVVREAGVYRVDGPTTSYTVDPASGEIIDQLRDRPLWLGFSKNLHHCFLTCEELPANVSALETDVPGTAWLTGRDKPVDLAGLILGGVAVMLLFLVASGLWLWFPRPRRWRSGFTVRMNRGRFARDTDLHKVIGVAALVPLLVWGITGTGFEFAAVSKVWYALTPGQESEVPDPESVGSGPDIRVDQAAAAAREVIPGGEVTRINLPKGDEPDAAYRVMLRDGYDAMARSRYPGDLRVEVPRSGGVGVIVRGNPEQDLTQRVWEQWKYPAHAGSFVNPWIRAVWFIGGLTPLALMVTGVSTWLYRHNSAKRRAAAKKAAAAR, encoded by the coding sequence GTGGCAGCTAGCACCCGGATCGGCAAGCGGCGCCGCAGTCGGCGGCCGGTGCGACGACTCCTCATCCTCACCCACCGCTGGGTGTCGCTGGTGGCGGGGGCACTGCTGGTTGCGATCGCCACCACCGGGTCGGTGCTGGTTTACGAGCCGGAGATCATGCGGGCCCTGAACTCAGCCGCCTATACGGTGGCTGACCCCGAGGCCCCCGACCAGATCAGCATCGGGGAAGCAGTAGAGAAGGTGCAGCGCGAACACCCTGAGGCCGAAGCGAACTCGGTGGTGCGCGAAGCGGGGGTGTACCGGGTCGACGGGCCCACGACGAGCTACACGGTGGACCCAGCCAGCGGGGAGATCATCGACCAGCTCCGTGACCGACCGCTGTGGCTCGGCTTCTCCAAGAACCTGCATCACTGTTTCCTGACCTGCGAGGAACTGCCCGCGAATGTGTCCGCGCTGGAAACCGACGTGCCCGGCACCGCGTGGCTGACCGGTCGCGACAAACCGGTAGACCTGGCCGGTCTCATCCTGGGTGGCGTCGCCGTGATGTTGCTGTTCCTGGTGGCCTCTGGGCTGTGGCTGTGGTTTCCCCGGCCGCGGCGCTGGCGCAGTGGGTTCACCGTGCGGATGAATCGAGGGCGTTTCGCCCGGGATACCGACCTGCATAAGGTCATCGGTGTCGCGGCGTTGGTCCCGCTTCTCGTCTGGGGGATCACCGGGACCGGTTTTGAGTTCGCAGCCGTCTCCAAGGTCTGGTACGCCCTTACCCCTGGACAGGAGTCAGAGGTGCCTGATCCCGAGTCCGTGGGTTCGGGGCCGGATATCCGGGTCGATCAGGCGGCGGCAGCCGCCCGCGAGGTCATTCCCGGCGGTGAGGTGACCCGCATCAACCTGCCCAAGGGAGACGAACCGGACGCTGCCTACCGAGTCATGCTGCGTGATGGCTACGACGCGATGGCGCGCAGCCGCTACCCCGGCGACCTGCGCGTCGAAGTGCCGCGTTCCGGTGGCGTAGGAGTCATCGTGCGCGGCAACCCCGAGCAGGACCTCACCCAGCGCGTCTGGGAGCAATGGAAATACCCCGCGCATGCCGGTTCTTTCGTCAATCCCTGGATTCGGGCGGTGTGGTTCATCGGTGGGCTCACCCCGCTGGCGCTCATGGTGACCGGTGTCTCTACCTGGCTGTATCGGCACAACTCGGCCAAGCGGCGGGCCGCAGCCAAAAAGGCTGCTGCCGCGCGGTGA
- a CDS encoding PepSY-associated TM helix domain-containing protein codes for MSLITGVLLVVIATSGSVVVYEPEIQRFLNSSAYEVSNPDAAPQITMGQAIEAVRAAHPNFPVEGVVKENGIYRVDGEDASYTVDPVTGAVLGQVKEAPFWLGFSDNLHMCLLSCESFPGYVAAMDTTVPGTPALVGDEDGLSVANVTLGVMGLFLVFLALSGLWLWFPRPRRWRSGFTVRMNRGRFARDTDLHKVIGIASLIPLLVWGVTGTDFELQAFSRGWYALVRAEAQPEPELKGTGSGPDIGVDQAAEKARALIPGAEVDNVNLPDKEEPDGPYNVWMHKGLDVFGYSHNPGDIGVYVARSGDEAVIYRNGPDEEPNHRFWDRWTFPSHAGTFVNPWIRAVWFIGGFTPLALMVTGVSTWLYRRNSAKKRAAAKKAAQRGSSAVPVGAGSGRASASV; via the coding sequence GTGTCGCTGATAACGGGTGTTCTGCTCGTGGTCATCGCCACCTCGGGCTCAGTGGTGGTGTACGAGCCAGAGATCCAGCGGTTTCTGAATTCCTCGGCCTATGAGGTGTCCAACCCTGACGCTGCGCCACAGATCACCATGGGGCAGGCCATCGAGGCGGTCCGTGCTGCCCACCCGAATTTCCCGGTAGAGGGCGTGGTCAAAGAGAATGGAATCTATCGGGTGGACGGTGAAGACGCGAGCTACACCGTGGACCCGGTCACCGGCGCGGTCCTCGGCCAGGTGAAGGAGGCACCCTTCTGGCTCGGGTTCTCCGACAACCTGCACATGTGCCTGTTGAGCTGCGAGTCCTTCCCGGGTTACGTGGCGGCGATGGACACCACGGTGCCGGGCACGCCTGCGCTGGTGGGTGACGAGGATGGCCTTTCGGTGGCCAATGTGACGCTCGGCGTCATGGGCCTGTTTTTGGTGTTCTTGGCGTTGTCCGGTTTGTGGTTGTGGTTCCCTCGGCCGCGTCGCTGGCGGAGCGGTTTCACCGTCCGGATGAATCGAGGGCGTTTCGCCCGGGATACCGACCTGCACAAGGTCATCGGGATTGCCTCGCTGATCCCGCTGCTCGTCTGGGGTGTCACCGGCACCGACTTCGAGCTGCAGGCCTTCTCCCGGGGTTGGTACGCCCTCGTCCGCGCCGAAGCGCAACCTGAGCCGGAACTGAAGGGCACCGGATCCGGGCCGGATATCGGCGTGGACCAAGCGGCGGAAAAGGCACGGGCGTTGATACCCGGTGCCGAGGTCGACAATGTGAACCTGCCGGACAAGGAGGAGCCCGACGGCCCCTACAACGTCTGGATGCACAAGGGCCTGGATGTGTTCGGCTACAGCCACAACCCTGGTGATATCGGCGTCTACGTGGCACGTTCGGGTGACGAAGCGGTGATCTACCGCAATGGTCCAGATGAGGAACCCAACCATCGTTTCTGGGATCGATGGACCTTCCCCTCCCACGCCGGTACTTTCGTCAATCCGTGGATTCGGGCGGTGTGGTTCATCGGTGGGTTCACCCCGCTAGCGCTCATGGTGACCGGTGTCTCTACCTGGCTGTACCGGCGCAATTCGGCCAAGAAGCGGGCCGCCGCCAAGAAGGCCGCCCAGCGGGGCTCATCCGCAGTTCCCGTCGGCGCTGGCAGCGGGCGCGCATCCGCAAGCGTGTAA
- a CDS encoding hemerythrin domain-containing protein: protein MADFPIPRPTSGDIVDVIIDDHRTLESLLRDLRNSSLDRDAARKAFAALLIAHGEAEEEAVYPKFKRGTDQIGEHEAEHGTEEHAEGNQALLELLEAKGTDTQKYDDAAEKLSAYVYHHLVEEELTILNPAREELPEKARMEIGAAFLAARSRHLDADCGRIENVRTVVNRAQKDGLISEELPEKP from the coding sequence ATGGCTGACTTCCCGATCCCCCGCCCGACCTCAGGTGACATCGTCGATGTCATCATCGACGACCACCGCACGTTGGAGTCCCTGCTGCGTGACCTGCGCAATTCCTCGCTGGACCGCGACGCGGCCCGCAAAGCGTTCGCCGCTCTGCTCATCGCGCACGGTGAGGCCGAGGAGGAAGCGGTCTACCCCAAATTCAAGCGTGGCACCGACCAGATCGGCGAACACGAGGCCGAGCACGGCACCGAAGAACACGCCGAAGGAAACCAGGCGCTCCTGGAGCTTCTGGAAGCCAAGGGCACCGACACTCAAAAGTACGACGACGCAGCGGAGAAGCTCAGCGCCTACGTTTACCACCACCTCGTCGAGGAAGAGCTGACGATCCTGAACCCGGCTCGCGAAGAGCTGCCGGAGAAGGCCCGGATGGAGATCGGTGCTGCTTTCCTTGCCGCCCGCTCGCGGCACCTGGACGCTGACTGCGGACGCATCGAGAACGTGCGCACCGTCGTCAACCGTGCCCAGAAAGACGGCCTCATCAGCGAGGAGCTGCCCGAGAAGCCGTGA